The Corynebacterium poyangense genome includes a window with the following:
- a CDS encoding replication-associated recombination protein A, whose protein sequence is MSEQGELFEHPAPGGNVGGSTAQGREIFAAPTGAPLAARMRPTCLDDVAGQEHLLGPGKPLRRLIEGSGEASVILYGPPGTGKTTIASLISTATQRKFIGLSALSSGVKEVRAVIDQARRDLIHGHRTVLFIDEVHRFSKTQQDALLAAVENRTVLLVAATTENPSFSVVAPLLSRSLLLQLRPLSDEALREVILRAISDDQGLAGRVSIDEDALTQLVLLAGGDARRALTYLEAAAEAVNDGQSVSIEVLRDNINRAVVRYDRDGDQHYDVISAYIKSIRGSDVDAALHYLARMVEAGEDPRFIARRLIIHASEDIGLADPTALTTAVNAAQAVALVGMPEARLTLAQATIHLATAPKSNAVIEAMNAAQQDVREGKIGPVPPHLRDGHYEGAKKLGNAVGYRYPHDDPTGIVKQQYIPEILQEARYYRPRPRGAEKRIYDFLDRLRTIVRGAG, encoded by the coding sequence ATGTCTGAACAGGGAGAGCTATTTGAGCACCCCGCACCTGGTGGAAACGTGGGAGGATCCACAGCCCAGGGAAGGGAGATCTTCGCTGCCCCCACAGGGGCACCTTTAGCGGCCCGGATGCGTCCGACTTGCCTTGATGATGTAGCTGGTCAAGAGCATCTTTTAGGGCCAGGCAAGCCACTGCGCCGGTTGATCGAGGGATCCGGGGAGGCGTCCGTCATTCTTTATGGACCTCCGGGAACAGGGAAAACTACTATTGCCTCCCTCATCTCCACCGCAACGCAGCGTAAATTCATTGGTCTTTCTGCGTTAAGCTCCGGAGTCAAAGAGGTCCGCGCCGTTATTGATCAAGCTCGACGAGATCTCATCCATGGACATCGCACCGTCCTATTTATTGATGAGGTTCATCGATTTTCTAAAACGCAACAGGATGCTCTTTTAGCGGCGGTTGAAAATCGTACTGTCTTATTGGTGGCAGCTACCACAGAGAACCCCTCATTTTCGGTCGTGGCTCCCTTGTTGTCGCGATCCTTGCTGCTTCAGTTGCGCCCCTTATCAGATGAGGCATTGAGAGAAGTGATCCTTCGGGCGATATCGGATGATCAGGGTTTAGCCGGGCGAGTCTCTATAGATGAGGATGCTTTAACACAGTTAGTGTTACTTGCTGGGGGAGATGCGCGTCGAGCTTTAACGTACTTAGAGGCTGCTGCCGAAGCAGTTAATGATGGTCAGTCAGTAAGTATTGAGGTGCTCCGAGACAATATCAACCGGGCTGTGGTGCGCTATGACCGAGACGGAGACCAACATTATGACGTGATCAGTGCATATATTAAGTCAATCCGGGGGTCCGACGTTGATGCAGCTCTGCACTATTTAGCACGAATGGTAGAAGCAGGGGAAGATCCTCGTTTTATTGCTCGACGACTTATTATCCACGCCAGCGAAGATATTGGCTTGGCTGATCCCACCGCGCTCACCACAGCTGTGAATGCTGCGCAAGCGGTAGCACTAGTTGGAATGCCTGAGGCGAGATTGACCTTGGCTCAAGCAACAATCCACCTGGCCACGGCGCCTAAATCTAATGCTGTTATTGAAGCGATGAACGCAGCCCAGCAGGATGTGCGTGAGGGAAAGATAGGTCCGGTTCCTCCGCATCTGCGCGACGGTCATTATGAAGGAGCTAAAAAACTCGGCAACGCAGTGGGGTATCGCTATCCGCATGATGATCCGACGGGCATCGTGAAACAACAATATATCCCAGAGATTTTGCAGGAAGCCCGCTATTATCGGCCCCGGCCGCGGGGCGCAGAAAAGCGGATATACGACTTTCTTGACCGGCTGCGCACCATCGTGCGTGGTGCCGGGTAA
- a CDS encoding phosphotransferase family protein: MKSTEDITDLAERLLSVRFGGRQKLSDIETLSGTGNAIVLRARVAQSPFLENRSLIIKYTPRTSDPLDDVALLREVVAYQFTTSLAEDVRPGPILVAYDIPQRIIVISDSGDGDTFAELLSRTEEEARANILRNLGQSIGRMHAGTADREDNFDTLQARMLRQHPEAAALAKARDHALEYSLGTGLELLEDAGIKIPATVIDFSDQARRRLLRGQHRAFTPFDLSPDNIIVAHRTHFLDYEWAGFRDATFDIACVVAGFPQFLFSRPISDDDADIFIDAWVEEVKSIWPNVRNEQRLHVRIVIAMVGWALASISLMHFGSLNNVALAQTRSDGDYSHQLPEEHRAEVDVLRPSTQGPFSEEELLVRRDLHETFEALARFAARGSDSRLPVVAEFAAEVAERLTPISDFPQN, from the coding sequence GTGAAGAGTACCGAGGACATTACTGATTTAGCCGAGCGTTTACTGTCGGTCAGATTTGGTGGACGCCAAAAACTCAGTGATATCGAAACTCTTTCAGGCACGGGTAACGCAATTGTGTTGCGCGCTCGGGTAGCTCAATCTCCTTTTTTAGAGAACCGCAGCCTCATTATTAAATACACCCCTCGAACCAGTGATCCCCTTGATGACGTGGCGTTATTGCGGGAAGTAGTGGCCTATCAATTTACGACGTCCTTAGCCGAGGATGTTCGTCCTGGACCGATATTGGTGGCCTATGACATCCCCCAAAGAATTATCGTGATCTCTGATTCGGGAGATGGTGATACCTTCGCTGAACTTCTGAGTAGAACTGAGGAAGAAGCCCGGGCGAATATTCTGCGTAACTTGGGACAATCCATTGGCCGGATGCACGCGGGGACAGCGGACCGGGAGGATAATTTTGATACCCTTCAAGCTCGGATGCTACGGCAACACCCCGAAGCAGCAGCCTTGGCTAAGGCTCGAGATCACGCCCTGGAATATTCTTTGGGAACTGGCTTAGAGTTGCTCGAAGACGCCGGTATTAAGATCCCCGCAACAGTGATTGATTTTAGTGACCAAGCAAGGCGTCGGCTTTTAAGAGGACAGCACCGGGCTTTTACCCCCTTTGACTTGTCGCCCGACAATATTATTGTTGCCCATCGCACTCATTTTCTTGACTACGAATGGGCCGGCTTCCGCGACGCCACCTTTGATATAGCCTGCGTTGTAGCTGGATTTCCGCAATTTCTCTTCTCTCGGCCCATCAGCGATGATGATGCTGATATTTTCATTGATGCGTGGGTGGAGGAAGTCAAGAGCATCTGGCCTAATGTGCGCAATGAACAACGTTTGCACGTGCGCATTGTGATAGCGATGGTGGGATGGGCGCTTGCTAGCATCTCACTCATGCATTTTGGCTCCTTAAATAACGTAGCTTTGGCTCAAACACGGAGCGATGGTGACTATTCTCACCAGCTACCAGAAGAGCATCGGGCAGAAGTAGATGTGTTACGCCCGAGCACGCAAGGGCCTTTTAGCGAAGAGGAGCTGCTCGTTCGTCGGGATCTTCATGAAACCTTTGAAGCATTAGCGCGTTTTGCCGCCCGAGGAAGCGATAGCAGGCTACCCGTCGTTGCTGAATTTGCTGCGGAAGTCGCTGAACGTTTAACACCGATTTCTGATTTTCCGCAGAACTAA
- the aspS gene encoding aspartate--tRNA ligase, protein MLRTHLAGELRKEHAGQTVTLTGWVSRRRDHGGVIFIDLRDRSGIAQVVFRKSEVAARAHELRSEYCLQVTGVVEERPEGSQNPNLSSGDIEVNIAELEVLNPSAALPFQVDAGEGTSGGEVGDETRLRYRYLDLRRPSQGAVLRLRSKANQAARRVLEAHDFTEIETPTLTRSTPEGARDFLVPARLKPGTFYALPQSPQLFKQLLMVAGMERYYQIARCYRDEDFRADRQPEFTQLDIEMSFIEQDDIIALAEEIVRELWKLIGYEISTPIPRMTYAEAMEKYGTDKPDLRFDIQITECTEFFAHTTFRVFQNEYVGAVVMQGGASQPRRQLDAWQEWAKQRGAKGLAYILVQDDGELTGPVAKNITDAERAGIAEHVGAQPGDCIFFAAGDVKSSRALLGAARNEIAEKLGLIKPGDWAFTWVVDAPLFEPTADAQASGDVALGHSSWTAVHHAFTAPKKEWLDSFDTNPAEATSYAYDIVCNGNEIGGGSIRIHQREVQERVFKVMGINEDEAREKFGFLLDAFAFGAPPHGGIAFGWDRIISLLANRDSIRDVIAFPKSGGGVDPLTDAPAPITPQQRRESGIDAKPAKKVTN, encoded by the coding sequence GTGTTGCGAACCCATCTTGCGGGGGAACTCCGCAAAGAACACGCAGGCCAAACCGTTACCTTGACGGGTTGGGTGTCACGTCGGCGAGATCACGGGGGCGTAATCTTCATCGATTTGCGGGACCGGTCTGGTATTGCACAGGTCGTTTTCCGGAAATCCGAGGTTGCAGCCCGGGCTCACGAGTTACGCAGCGAGTATTGTCTTCAAGTGACGGGCGTGGTCGAAGAGCGCCCAGAGGGCTCGCAAAATCCGAACCTGTCCAGTGGTGATATTGAAGTCAATATCGCTGAATTAGAGGTGCTTAACCCTTCTGCCGCACTACCTTTCCAAGTGGATGCCGGTGAGGGAACCAGCGGTGGGGAAGTAGGAGATGAAACTCGGCTACGTTACCGCTACTTGGATTTGCGACGTCCCTCTCAAGGTGCTGTCTTAAGGCTGCGTTCCAAGGCAAACCAAGCGGCGCGCCGGGTTCTTGAAGCCCACGACTTTACCGAGATTGAAACTCCGACTCTCACCCGCTCCACGCCAGAAGGTGCTCGTGACTTCCTGGTACCAGCTCGACTAAAGCCGGGAACATTCTATGCTCTGCCTCAGTCCCCTCAGCTTTTTAAACAGCTGCTCATGGTGGCTGGCATGGAACGCTACTACCAAATTGCTCGTTGTTATCGTGACGAGGATTTCCGTGCCGACCGTCAGCCTGAATTTACTCAGCTCGATATCGAGATGAGCTTTATCGAACAAGATGACATTATCGCCTTAGCTGAGGAAATTGTTCGGGAGTTGTGGAAGCTGATTGGCTATGAGATTTCCACCCCCATTCCACGGATGACCTATGCCGAAGCTATGGAGAAATACGGAACAGATAAACCTGATCTCCGCTTCGATATTCAGATCACCGAATGCACCGAGTTTTTTGCTCACACCACCTTCCGCGTATTCCAGAATGAGTATGTCGGAGCAGTTGTTATGCAAGGTGGGGCCTCCCAGCCGCGTCGTCAGCTTGATGCTTGGCAAGAGTGGGCCAAACAACGTGGCGCCAAGGGACTGGCTTATATTTTGGTCCAGGACGATGGGGAATTAACTGGTCCGGTAGCAAAAAACATTACCGATGCTGAGCGCGCTGGAATTGCTGAGCACGTGGGTGCTCAGCCTGGTGACTGTATCTTCTTTGCTGCCGGTGATGTGAAATCCTCACGTGCGTTGTTGGGTGCTGCCCGCAATGAAATCGCTGAAAAACTAGGTCTTATTAAACCTGGGGATTGGGCTTTCACCTGGGTAGTTGATGCTCCGCTATTTGAACCTACTGCTGATGCCCAAGCCTCCGGGGATGTAGCGTTAGGGCATTCCTCCTGGACTGCAGTTCACCATGCGTTTACGGCGCCGAAGAAAGAATGGTTGGATTCTTTCGATACCAACCCTGCTGAGGCAACTTCCTACGCCTATGACATTGTGTGTAATGGTAACGAAATCGGTGGTGGATCAATCCGTATCCATCAGCGTGAAGTTCAAGAGCGCGTATTTAAGGTGATGGGAATTAATGAGGACGAAGCTCGAGAGAAGTTCGGTTTCCTCCTGGATGCCTTTGCCTTTGGCGCCCCGCCCCACGGCGGCATTGCCTTTGGCTGGGATCGGATAATCTCATTGCTGGCAAATCGAGATTCAATTCGTGATGTTATTGCCTTCCCTAAGTCCGGTGGTGGTGTTGATCCGCTGACGGATGCACCGGCTCCGATTACTCCACAGCAGCGCCGCGAATCAGGAATCGACGCCAAACCGGCAAAGAAGGTCACTAACTAG
- the ypfJ gene encoding KPN_02809 family neutral zinc metallopeptidase: MTFKPDVHKERNIARRGGGGGGRIALGGGLGTVVLVGLYLLMGGNPGDLEGLIGSQNNSTNYSDSASDGFDECQTAEDANSRSDCRVEFTAMSVFKTWEEQLPRQAGIQFQEPGLVIFQDSTQSGCGFASGSTGPFYCPADHTAYFDVSFFKQLEKFGGTDAPLAEMYIVAHEYGHHIQSLENTLSLSDYNDPGENSNAVKIELQADCYAGIWAHWADKGDNAMLEKITPEQVQSVIRNAQAVGDDNIQKRSGGQVRPDQWTHGSSDQRAHAFLSGYEKGTMAACDTLGRNVYRNG, from the coding sequence ATGACATTCAAGCCTGACGTTCATAAAGAACGCAATATTGCTCGCCGTGGCGGCGGGGGCGGCGGTCGAATTGCCCTCGGTGGCGGATTGGGCACCGTTGTTCTCGTCGGACTCTATTTGCTCATGGGTGGCAACCCCGGGGACTTGGAGGGCCTAATAGGTTCTCAAAATAATTCCACTAATTACTCTGATTCCGCATCGGATGGTTTTGACGAATGCCAAACTGCCGAGGATGCCAATAGCCGCTCCGACTGCCGGGTGGAGTTTACCGCTATGAGTGTGTTTAAAACCTGGGAGGAACAGCTTCCTCGCCAAGCGGGGATTCAATTCCAAGAGCCGGGTCTGGTGATTTTCCAGGATTCCACGCAATCAGGGTGTGGGTTTGCTTCCGGGTCCACCGGCCCCTTTTACTGTCCCGCCGATCATACCGCCTATTTTGACGTATCTTTCTTCAAGCAACTGGAGAAATTTGGCGGCACTGATGCGCCCTTAGCCGAAATGTATATCGTGGCGCATGAGTACGGTCATCATATTCAAAGCTTAGAAAACACCTTAAGCTTAAGTGACTATAACGATCCCGGCGAGAACTCCAATGCGGTGAAAATTGAGTTACAAGCTGATTGTTATGCGGGAATCTGGGCTCATTGGGCGGATAAGGGCGATAACGCCATGTTGGAGAAAATCACCCCTGAGCAAGTGCAATCGGTAATCCGTAATGCCCAGGCGGTAGGAGATGACAATATCCAAAAGCGCTCGGGCGGTCAGGTTCGCCCGGACCAATGGACCCATGGGTCTTCCGATCAGCGAGCTCATGCTTTCTTATCTGGCTATGAAAAAGGCACGATGGCAGCCTGCGATACTTTGGGTCGGAATGTTTATCGCAATGGCTAG
- a CDS encoding YhgE/Pip family protein — translation MSFLHIGSELQRFFRGKLPPIGLAVIILLPLIFGGLFVWSYWDPVGGLSRLPVALVNSDRGAEKDGQPFNAGEQVAEKVHSSDRVHFIQTDPEDARRGVADGTYYFALELPEDFSEAAVSAGTDYPHPATINAVFNNANGFLGQMLGNQVATLVVDSVDATLGEKVTDTLLVGFNTIGGGMDKAGQGAQQLNDGTVTAREGSEKLKDGAQKLHDDGAVPLNDGAKKLADGAQALDKGIAQASKGADQLSQGMASLREGTQALGNGAQQVSGGVDSIVGLSDGVAQQQEQLIGQLLTISTSLRASGLPGAADLAQQTDGVAEQLRTSGLGPDSSIVSQLNQLRAGAREISRQLQDPNAEYLGGVERAVDGAERLATGLHTLKDGSQQLVVGTHTLSDGTSKLVGATDQLTVGATQLRDGLVKLDEGSGELALKITDGAKKVPRYGDDVRGDYASTIATPVKEGIPADSMTLFGVGLAPFFISLGLFMGGTVSFMLLRPLQRRALDSRAGHLRVVVATYLPAMLIGWAQVTAMFLVLRYAIGLDPQHEIGLYVTMLGISSCFMAITHSINSFFGATIGRVLCLILMAIQLVSSGGLYPPETQPKFQQVVHYIDPMTYSVNMLRQMIVGPSDWALDHRYLHGWMVIGMILMVSLGVSIFAAWRHRLIRVKDLHPELKV, via the coding sequence ATGTCTTTTCTTCATATCGGTTCTGAACTGCAACGCTTTTTCCGCGGGAAATTACCCCCCATCGGTTTAGCTGTCATCATCCTTTTGCCACTGATCTTTGGTGGTTTATTTGTCTGGTCCTATTGGGACCCGGTCGGCGGGCTCTCTCGTCTCCCCGTAGCGCTAGTCAACTCTGATAGGGGTGCTGAAAAAGACGGTCAGCCCTTTAACGCCGGTGAACAGGTGGCCGAGAAAGTCCATAGTAGTGACCGAGTACATTTCATCCAGACAGATCCTGAGGATGCCCGACGTGGAGTTGCCGACGGTACCTACTATTTCGCGTTAGAGCTTCCTGAAGATTTCTCTGAAGCTGCGGTATCAGCCGGTACTGATTACCCCCACCCAGCCACGATTAACGCAGTGTTCAATAATGCGAATGGTTTCCTAGGGCAGATGCTGGGTAACCAGGTGGCCACCCTGGTGGTGGATTCTGTCGATGCCACGTTGGGGGAAAAGGTAACCGATACTCTCCTAGTTGGTTTTAATACCATTGGCGGGGGCATGGATAAGGCTGGTCAAGGCGCCCAGCAACTTAATGACGGGACAGTAACTGCACGGGAGGGGAGCGAAAAGCTTAAAGACGGCGCTCAGAAACTACATGATGACGGGGCGGTGCCGCTCAATGATGGGGCGAAGAAACTCGCTGATGGGGCGCAAGCCCTTGACAAGGGTATTGCCCAAGCTAGCAAAGGTGCTGACCAGCTATCTCAGGGAATGGCCTCTTTACGGGAAGGTACTCAGGCGTTAGGGAACGGAGCCCAGCAAGTTTCCGGAGGCGTCGATAGCATCGTCGGGCTCAGTGACGGTGTAGCTCAGCAACAAGAACAACTTATTGGCCAACTCCTTACTATTTCTACGTCATTGCGTGCCTCTGGGTTACCTGGAGCGGCAGATCTAGCTCAGCAAACAGATGGTGTAGCAGAACAGTTGCGCACCAGTGGACTGGGGCCGGATAGCAGTATCGTGAGTCAGCTCAATCAGCTACGCGCAGGAGCACGGGAAATTTCCCGGCAACTTCAAGACCCCAACGCCGAATATCTTGGTGGAGTGGAGCGGGCCGTAGACGGTGCTGAAAGATTAGCGACCGGCTTGCACACTTTGAAAGACGGATCCCAACAATTGGTGGTGGGTACCCATACGCTTAGTGATGGGACATCAAAGTTGGTGGGAGCTACAGATCAGCTAACCGTCGGAGCAACCCAGTTGCGAGATGGGCTGGTCAAGTTAGATGAAGGCTCAGGAGAATTAGCTCTTAAAATCACCGACGGAGCGAAAAAAGTACCTCGCTATGGAGACGATGTCCGAGGTGACTACGCCTCAACAATTGCTACTCCCGTGAAAGAAGGTATACCGGCGGATTCGATGACGCTGTTCGGAGTTGGGTTGGCACCATTCTTTATTTCTCTTGGTCTATTCATGGGCGGAACCGTCAGTTTCATGCTGCTACGTCCGCTCCAACGTCGAGCCCTTGATTCCCGAGCCGGTCATCTTCGAGTGGTGGTAGCTACCTATCTGCCCGCCATGCTCATTGGGTGGGCTCAAGTTACTGCTATGTTTTTAGTGCTTCGCTATGCAATAGGGCTTGACCCTCAACACGAGATTGGCCTCTATGTGACGATGCTGGGAATATCCAGCTGCTTCATGGCTATCACCCACAGTATTAATTCCTTTTTCGGGGCAACTATTGGCCGGGTGCTATGCCTCATCCTCATGGCTATCCAATTGGTGTCGTCAGGAGGTCTCTATCCGCCAGAAACCCAACCAAAGTTCCAGCAAGTGGTCCACTACATTGATCCCATGACCTACTCGGTGAATATGTTGCGGCAAATGATCGTTGGTCCTAGCGATTGGGCCCTAGACCACCGCTATCTTCACGGTTGGATGGTCATTGGCATGATCCTCATGGTGTCCCTGGGGGTTAGTATCTTCGCCGCCTGGCGCCATCGGCTTATTCGAGTCAAAGACTTACACCCAGAGCTCAAGGTCTAA
- a CDS encoding ATP-binding protein — translation MDLGAGVLPDIAIPADSGLSLIHSYRESQSTTLSLVLAGRMRCYDGTVHLWQPEHVTAPRQRAQHIALAGVPEIDSLERVVKVKTAVREQLAWATSWWRPTPAVEDSHYPEIMRLLEVDIDLNQQIGSLRTRDRFLLRITLALLARPDARLLIVDDIDQVKSMTVRDEVLERLRNLSTRVPIIVNSSNPDYAGITDRTIWVSPNTTGTPQEEK, via the coding sequence TTGGATTTAGGCGCAGGGGTATTGCCCGATATTGCCATCCCAGCTGACTCAGGGCTGAGCTTGATTCACTCCTATCGAGAATCCCAGTCCACTACGTTGTCCTTGGTTCTGGCCGGGAGGATGCGGTGTTATGACGGCACCGTTCATCTGTGGCAGCCGGAGCATGTCACAGCACCGCGACAACGCGCCCAACACATAGCTCTGGCCGGTGTCCCAGAAATTGATTCTTTAGAACGCGTTGTCAAGGTCAAGACTGCCGTTCGTGAGCAGCTAGCGTGGGCAACTTCCTGGTGGAGACCAACTCCAGCAGTCGAGGACTCCCATTATCCAGAAATTATGCGTCTCTTAGAGGTAGATATTGACCTCAATCAACAAATCGGCTCGTTACGCACCAGGGACAGGTTCTTGTTGCGCATCACCCTGGCGCTTCTTGCTCGGCCCGACGCTCGCCTGCTCATTGTTGATGATATTGACCAAGTCAAGTCCATGACCGTGCGAGATGAAGTCCTGGAACGGCTCAGAAACTTGAGCACGCGCGTGCCAATCATCGTCAACAGTTCTAATCCTGATTATGCGGGCATTACCGACCGCACAATCTGGGTAAGTCCGAATACCACCGGCACCCCCCAGGAGGAAAAGTAA
- a CDS encoding TetR/AcrR family transcriptional regulator, translated as MRADARRRRDAIISTACSLARTRHEDAIPLEEIAQEAGVGIATLYRNFPDRLSLRQACAEFLIHKATTLLEVADHAITILEEEHQHGAPSAFSLHIEKIWDQLMWDLVELGLGTLMPIFAPNDIASMSPDIREKFDHVIGLLDNVLTHVHRIGLIDRQFDGITIVIGLSTASRPQVPGLSSLVPDLEKQMVRIFLRGLRPVS; from the coding sequence ATGCGAGCTGACGCCCGCCGACGCAGGGACGCGATTATTAGCACAGCATGTTCCCTAGCCAGGACCCGTCACGAAGACGCTATCCCCCTCGAAGAAATAGCTCAAGAAGCCGGAGTGGGCATTGCCACTCTCTACCGCAATTTTCCGGACCGCCTCTCCTTACGGCAAGCATGCGCGGAATTTCTCATCCACAAGGCAACTACCTTGCTCGAAGTTGCCGATCACGCGATCACGATTTTGGAAGAGGAACATCAGCACGGAGCACCGAGCGCCTTCTCACTGCACATCGAAAAAATCTGGGATCAGCTGATGTGGGATTTGGTGGAGCTAGGGCTCGGCACCTTAATGCCGATTTTTGCGCCCAATGACATCGCCTCGATGTCCCCGGATATCAGAGAGAAATTTGATCACGTCATTGGGTTACTCGACAACGTCTTGACCCATGTTCACCGCATAGGGCTAATTGATCGTCAATTCGATGGCATCACCATTGTGATTGGGTTATCGACGGCCTCACGCCCCCAGGTTCCCGGGTTGAGCTCCCTTGTCCCTGATTTAGAAAAACAAATGGTCAGAATCTTTTTACGAGGACTGCGACCGGTTAGCTAA
- a CDS encoding L-serine ammonia-lyase — MTISVIDLFSVGIGPSSSHTVGPMRAAQEFVSQFPHLPDTVDITLRGSLAATGKGHGTDRAVILGLVGYLPETLEPDVQPAYGDLIPEVGQISGPLGTLNYRITIDVADLPEHPNGVIFQAFDSTGSPLCEPTDYYSVGGGFILSGDHLRRMREEGEDLGSGASTTGHDRSLPFPFRTAAELKEHCRTTGMNYSGIMAHNESTLHGGQEVVAHHLAMVWNTMQECVRAGMKTSGILPGGLGVTRRAPGLLEKLKAIQESPRGDALGAMEWVNLYALAVNEENAAGGKVVTAPTNGAAGIIPAVMHYALDFLGDFSAAKAQQFLLAAGAVGIIIKENASISGAEVGCQGEVGSAAAMAAAGLCEILGGSASQVENAAEIALEHNLGLTCDPVGGLVQIPCIERNAIGAVKAINAARLALMAEGINRVTLDEVVETMARTGKDMLSKYKETAAGGLAVTLGLPVNLTEC; from the coding sequence GTGACGATCAGTGTCATTGACTTATTTAGCGTAGGAATTGGCCCCTCTTCCTCACACACCGTCGGCCCGATGCGCGCGGCCCAGGAGTTTGTTTCACAATTCCCCCACCTTCCCGATACCGTCGACATCACACTGCGCGGTTCCCTGGCTGCCACGGGTAAAGGACATGGCACTGACCGCGCCGTCATTCTCGGTCTTGTGGGCTACCTCCCAGAAACTCTTGAGCCCGACGTCCAGCCCGCTTACGGAGACCTTATTCCGGAAGTCGGGCAAATCAGCGGACCTCTGGGAACATTAAACTATCGCATCACCATTGATGTTGCTGATCTCCCCGAACACCCTAATGGCGTCATTTTCCAGGCATTTGACTCCACCGGCTCTCCCCTGTGCGAACCAACTGATTATTATTCTGTCGGTGGTGGCTTTATTCTCAGCGGTGATCACCTTCGACGAATGAGAGAAGAAGGCGAGGATCTCGGATCCGGGGCCTCAACCACCGGGCATGACCGTAGTCTTCCCTTTCCCTTCCGCACCGCAGCCGAGCTCAAAGAGCACTGCCGTACTACCGGCATGAATTATTCCGGCATCATGGCGCACAATGAATCAACCTTGCATGGCGGACAAGAGGTCGTAGCACATCATCTAGCCATGGTCTGGAACACCATGCAAGAATGCGTCCGCGCGGGGATGAAAACCAGCGGAATCCTTCCAGGAGGTCTCGGGGTAACCCGTCGCGCTCCAGGACTTTTGGAAAAGCTCAAAGCTATCCAGGAATCCCCTCGCGGTGATGCCTTAGGAGCAATGGAGTGGGTCAATCTTTATGCTCTAGCGGTCAATGAAGAAAATGCAGCCGGTGGAAAAGTGGTTACCGCCCCAACCAATGGGGCAGCCGGCATCATTCCCGCCGTCATGCACTACGCCTTAGATTTTCTCGGTGACTTCTCTGCAGCAAAAGCCCAGCAGTTTCTTCTAGCTGCTGGCGCAGTAGGCATCATTATTAAAGAAAACGCGAGTATCTCTGGCGCAGAAGTCGGCTGCCAGGGAGAAGTTGGTTCCGCAGCGGCTATGGCAGCTGCCGGTCTATGCGAAATCCTTGGTGGGTCTGCCTCCCAGGTAGAAAATGCCGCGGAAATTGCTTTGGAACATAACCTCGGCCTGACCTGTGACCCTGTTGGTGGATTAGTGCAAATTCCCTGCATTGAGAGAAATGCCATTGGCGCTGTCAAAGCCATTAACGCTGCCCGGCTTGCGCTGATGGCTGAAGGGATTAACCGCGTCACCTTAGATGAGGTAGTAGAAACTATGGCGCGAACCGGGAAAGACATGCTGTCTAAATATAAGGAAACCGCGGCCGGTGGGCTCGCGGTCACCTTAGGTTTACCCGTTAATCTCACCGAGTGCTAA